One region of Candidatus Electrothrix rattekaaiensis genomic DNA includes:
- a CDS encoding thioredoxin family protein, with protein MDAATQRFIRIGTASIGLIGLDIALNTIARQEVSEIEAVDFLFAEISQQNYIPPGNQEKYKQALLTAYRKHCNIATEEAGLVIRIFGTGCVSCNSLQTLVIEILDRLKLAADIEQIHDPDEIGRAGVTMTPALMINGTIKSTGLMPTPVQVEQWIMDTDTGGR; from the coding sequence ATGGACGCAGCAACCCAACGCTTTATACGCATCGGCACAGCCAGCATCGGCCTTATCGGCCTGGATATCGCTTTGAACACCATCGCCCGTCAAGAGGTGAGTGAAATCGAAGCAGTGGATTTCCTCTTTGCCGAAATCAGCCAACAAAACTATATCCCGCCGGGTAATCAGGAAAAATATAAACAGGCCCTCTTGACCGCCTATCGCAAACACTGCAATATAGCCACGGAGGAAGCCGGACTGGTCATTCGCATTTTCGGCACCGGCTGCGTCAGCTGCAACAGCCTTCAGACCTTGGTTATCGAAATCCTTGACCGTCTGAAGCTGGCCGCTGATATTGAACAGATTCATGATCCTGATGAGATCGGTCGAGCCGGGGTAACCATGACACCCGCCCTGATGATCAACGGCACCATAAAAAGCACCGGCCTCATGCCCACTCCGGTACAGGTCGAACAATGGATAATGGATACAGATACAGGAGGCAGATAA
- a CDS encoding ATP-binding protein: protein MKKVSEKQVIKRIKIENPWWETQKIPTAYLAFKPRSYLELFYPLVQTKKIQRATVLMGPRRVGKTVILHHTIQNLIDSGYDPNKIGYFSVDHPIYNGLGLEELLELFSAATETNYHEDECYIFFDEIQYLKNWENHLKLLVDRQPNLKCTVSGSAAAALKLKSSESGAGRFTDFLLPPLTFHEYLELLDKNNLVIPPSEANGFFKPRNIEKLNESFIHYLNYGGYPEVIFSDIIQSDPGRFIKSDIIDKVLLRDLPGLYGIQDIQELNYLFTTLAFNSSNEVSLEELSKGSGVAKNTIKKYIEYLEAAFLIRTVHRIDRTAKRFKRANFFKVYLTNPSIRSALFSPVAHSDEAIGALSETAIYSQWFHSDTLLHYARWKNGEVDIVHLNKQLKVSWAIEVKWTDRFFTRPHELKSLIQFCHSNNVTGAAVTTMTKSGKVTVENVNFDFIPTSLYCYTVGYNIVKGKQNIREGLTSGAT from the coding sequence ATGAAAAAAGTCTCAGAAAAACAAGTAATTAAACGTATCAAAATTGAAAACCCTTGGTGGGAAACACAGAAAATACCAACGGCCTATCTTGCGTTTAAGCCTCGATCTTACCTTGAGCTTTTCTACCCTTTAGTTCAGACCAAAAAAATTCAACGAGCAACGGTCTTGATGGGGCCGAGACGAGTTGGCAAGACAGTAATACTCCACCATACTATACAGAACCTCATTGACAGTGGTTATGACCCCAACAAAATAGGATATTTCTCTGTAGATCACCCCATTTACAATGGATTAGGCCTAGAGGAATTACTTGAACTTTTTTCTGCGGCTACTGAAACCAATTATCACGAGGATGAGTGCTACATCTTTTTTGATGAAATACAATATCTCAAAAATTGGGAAAATCATCTTAAACTTCTTGTAGACCGTCAGCCAAACTTAAAATGTACCGTGTCTGGATCAGCTGCGGCAGCATTGAAATTAAAAAGCTCAGAATCTGGAGCAGGAAGATTTACAGATTTCCTGTTGCCGCCATTAACATTTCACGAATATCTTGAGCTTTTAGATAAAAATAATCTGGTTATACCACCAAGCGAAGCGAATGGTTTTTTCAAACCACGCAATATAGAAAAATTAAACGAAAGTTTTATTCACTATCTTAACTATGGAGGATACCCTGAAGTTATTTTCTCCGACATAATCCAATCAGACCCAGGTCGTTTTATCAAAAGTGATATTATCGACAAAGTTCTTCTGAGGGATTTGCCGGGTCTGTATGGTATTCAAGATATACAGGAACTCAACTACCTTTTTACAACACTAGCTTTTAACTCATCAAACGAAGTGTCCTTGGAAGAACTATCCAAAGGATCAGGTGTCGCTAAAAATACGATAAAAAAATATATTGAGTACTTAGAAGCTGCTTTTCTTATTAGAACAGTTCATAGAATAGACAGAACAGCTAAGCGCTTTAAACGTGCCAATTTCTTTAAGGTTTATTTGACGAATCCGTCTATTCGAAGTGCCTTATTTTCTCCTGTTGCTCATTCTGATGAGGCTATAGGGGCTCTCTCGGAAACGGCTATATATTCTCAATGGTTTCATTCCGACACCTTACTCCATTATGCTCGATGGAAAAACGGAGAGGTTGACATCGTTCACTTGAACAAACAATTAAAGGTCTCATGGGCTATTGAGGTTAAATGGACGGATAGATTTTTCACCAGACCTCATGAACTGAAGAGTCTTATTCAATTTTGCCACTCAAATAATGTTACAGGGGCTGCTGTAACGACTATGACAAAATCAGGAAAAGTAACCGTTGAGAATGTTAATTTTGATTTCATCCCCACAAGTTTATATTGTTATACGGTCGGTTACAATATTGTGAAAGGTAAACAAAACATAAGAGAGGGACTAACCAGCGGAGCAACCTGA
- a CDS encoding SLC13 family permease — protein sequence MEHAVTHASHGTTIFFTGVLILLIASLALEEKLHAKKSLIVGLFAAVLLFLDGALGLLPFGPITLPNGHTLNMPVYIEAIDWGVIAIIIGSSIFVDVTSRSGLFTWIAIKLTKLSCGDPLKLLWYYGLMTVVFSAVLNNVTAMIIIGSLSAVSLKRLQREEQLLGFLLIEGLLTNIGGLLTLISSVPNIIIGTTAGISFMTFFLKASPYVVVATAATIWLGARLFKINRLSDAEEIAAAKQHVAGFDENDGIESQGFFWFGAVMLGAFILVIATTSILPVVSSLGMGYVALTFALIMLIRYKHEVEQFYKAVDWDLIGFFMALFVVIHMLEYAGVLDLIGQGITRIIGEDGNRFGVGALLVSAAGFSSVTDNIPLAAMLGKILAAQGTAGDSSLWWSVIFGANLGGNLTPIGSASTLVAVTIIHKHKLKLSFGGFVGKALPFAAMHIVLATIYVLVFL from the coding sequence ATGGAACATGCCGTTACCCATGCCTCGCATGGCACCACCATTTTTTTTACCGGTGTTCTTATCCTGCTGATTGCCTCCTTGGCACTAGAAGAAAAGTTACACGCAAAGAAATCCCTGATTGTCGGTTTATTTGCCGCAGTCCTGTTGTTTCTGGACGGGGCACTGGGCCTGCTGCCCTTTGGCCCCATCACCCTGCCCAATGGTCATACCCTCAATATGCCGGTGTATATTGAAGCCATCGACTGGGGGGTGATCGCCATCATTATCGGCTCAAGTATCTTTGTCGATGTTACCTCCCGCTCCGGTCTGTTTACCTGGATAGCCATTAAACTGACCAAGCTGTCCTGCGGTGATCCGCTGAAACTGCTGTGGTACTACGGTCTCATGACGGTGGTGTTCTCTGCCGTACTGAACAACGTGACCGCCATGATTATTATCGGCTCCTTATCAGCGGTATCCTTAAAGAGATTGCAGCGGGAAGAGCAGTTGCTGGGTTTTCTGCTGATCGAGGGCTTGCTCACCAATATCGGCGGCTTGCTGACTCTGATCAGTTCTGTGCCAAATATTATTATTGGGACCACCGCCGGTATCAGTTTTATGACCTTCTTCCTCAAGGCCAGTCCTTACGTGGTGGTGGCTACTGCTGCGACCATCTGGTTGGGTGCCCGTCTCTTCAAAATCAACAGATTGAGTGATGCCGAGGAAATCGCCGCTGCCAAGCAGCATGTTGCTGGCTTTGATGAAAACGACGGTATCGAGAGCCAAGGATTCTTTTGGTTCGGTGCTGTTATGCTGGGTGCCTTTATTTTGGTGATCGCCACCACCTCCATTCTGCCGGTGGTCAGCAGCTTGGGTATGGGCTACGTGGCCCTGACCTTTGCCCTTATTATGCTGATTCGTTACAAGCATGAAGTGGAGCAATTTTATAAAGCTGTGGACTGGGATCTGATCGGCTTTTTCATGGCCTTATTTGTTGTTATCCATATGCTGGAATACGCTGGCGTGCTGGACCTGATAGGGCAGGGGATTACCCGGATCATCGGTGAAGATGGCAATCGTTTTGGTGTCGGTGCCCTGCTTGTTTCTGCCGCAGGATTCAGCAGTGTCACGGATAATATTCCTCTGGCCGCCATGCTCGGCAAAATCCTCGCTGCCCAGGGAACCGCAGGTGACTCATCGCTCTGGTGGTCGGTGATCTTCGGTGCCAACCTCGGCGGCAACCTAACCCCCATCGGCAGTGCATCCACCTTGGTCGCTGTCACCATTATTCATAAACATAAGCTCAAACTGTCCTTTGGCGGGTTTGTTGGCAAGGCCTTACCCTTTGCGGCAATGCATATCGTCCTTGCGACTATATATGTGCTGGTATTTTTGTGA
- a CDS encoding mechanosensitive ion channel, with protein MHEQPNLLIAWLEQAGLSRTFSVPITYTLIIFSVFFTAVLATWFVRRFLIRSLIKVIRNNRLSWDNALTDHYFFTRLSWFVPVLIFYIAQDILLPPDSQWLELIPRLIFCGFILAGIRSISALLKATNSIYRSRHLQTGKTIRGYIDAIRIIAYLLAAIFMASTLTGHSPWGLLSVMGGLTALIMLIFRDTILGFIGAIQLTTNDMIRVGDWIEMESHGADGDVIEVSIHSVRVRNWNKTITTIPTYALIANPFKNWRGMTESGGRRIKRALHLDMTSIRFLTEEELDKLEEIRILREYLHSKREEIKKYNRARGAEASETINGRCQTNAGLFRAYISAWLQEHPKIHKKMTFLIRQLEPGPTGMPMEIYVFSNDQVWANYEALQADIFDHLIAILPYFDLRVFQQPSSYDFRTFSKSETRSIEQ; from the coding sequence ATGCATGAACAACCCAATCTTTTGATTGCCTGGCTTGAACAGGCAGGTCTTTCCCGTACCTTCTCAGTCCCGATTACCTATACCCTGATTATTTTTTCGGTCTTTTTCACGGCTGTGCTGGCGACTTGGTTTGTCCGTCGTTTCCTGATCCGCTCACTCATAAAAGTCATCCGCAATAATCGTCTGAGCTGGGATAATGCCTTGACAGATCATTATTTTTTCACCCGTCTGTCATGGTTTGTCCCGGTGCTCATCTTCTATATTGCCCAGGACATTCTCCTTCCGCCGGATTCTCAATGGCTGGAACTGATTCCTCGCCTGATCTTCTGCGGTTTTATCCTGGCAGGAATCCGGTCAATCAGTGCCCTGCTCAAGGCCACAAACAGTATCTACCGCTCCCGCCACCTCCAAACCGGCAAGACCATTCGAGGCTATATTGATGCCATCAGAATCATTGCCTACCTCTTAGCTGCCATTTTCATGGCCAGCACCCTTACCGGCCATTCTCCCTGGGGACTCCTTTCCGTTATGGGTGGCCTCACAGCCCTGATAATGCTCATCTTTCGGGATACTATTCTCGGCTTTATCGGTGCTATTCAGCTCACAACCAATGATATGATCAGAGTGGGCGATTGGATTGAGATGGAGTCACACGGTGCGGACGGCGATGTCATTGAGGTCTCCATTCACTCGGTCCGGGTACGGAATTGGAATAAGACCATTACCACCATTCCCACCTATGCCCTGATCGCCAATCCCTTTAAAAACTGGCGCGGCATGACCGAATCCGGGGGACGCAGGATTAAACGGGCCCTGCATCTTGACATGACCTCGATCCGTTTTCTGACTGAGGAGGAATTGGATAAACTGGAGGAGATTCGTATCCTGCGGGAGTATCTCCATAGCAAAAGAGAGGAGATAAAGAAATACAACAGAGCACGCGGTGCAGAGGCGAGCGAGACAATCAACGGGCGTTGCCAAACCAATGCTGGCCTTTTTCGGGCCTATATTTCAGCATGGCTTCAGGAACATCCGAAAATTCATAAGAAGATGACCTTCCTCATCCGGCAACTGGAACCCGGTCCTACAGGCATGCCTATGGAGATTTACGTTTTCAGCAATGATCAGGTCTGGGCCAATTATGAGGCCTTGCAGGCGGACATCTTTGATCATCTGATCGCCATCCTGCCGTATTTTGATCTGCGCGTTTTTCAGCAGCCTTCCAGCTACGATTTCAGAACATTCTCCAAAAGCGAGACCCGGTCGATTGAACAATAA
- a CDS encoding Fic family protein, producing the protein MNNKLLQSILGKKQALDRYRPLPSAIVKKLEEEFSIAWTYNSNAIEGNTLTLQETEIVLNAGVTIGGKTVNEHFEVINHKNGIDFVKSLVAKKEPLTEDTVKQLHALILQSIDDTEAGDYRRQNVRILGARHIPPQSLKVPRLMSEFIAWFHENEYTLSSPVLAAEIHYRLVMIHPFIDGNGRVARLLMNLILMKQGYPPAIILKVDRKRYYRVLNEANLGTPEPYADFIGRAIEQSLILYLNSIEPDQKEDRMFISLKEAATYCDYSPEYLSLLARKGRIAAVKMDNKKWMTTKEAIEEYVQTTRK; encoded by the coding sequence ATGAACAACAAACTCCTCCAAAGCATCCTCGGCAAAAAACAGGCCCTTGACCGTTATCGCCCGCTCCCCTCGGCCATCGTCAAAAAACTCGAAGAGGAATTCTCCATCGCATGGACCTATAACTCAAATGCGATAGAAGGCAACACCCTCACTCTTCAGGAAACCGAAATAGTTCTCAACGCCGGGGTGACTATCGGCGGCAAAACCGTCAACGAACATTTTGAAGTTATCAACCATAAAAACGGGATCGACTTCGTCAAATCTCTGGTCGCCAAGAAAGAACCTCTGACAGAGGACACGGTCAAGCAACTGCACGCACTCATCCTGCAATCAATTGACGACACAGAGGCGGGTGATTATCGACGACAAAATGTCCGCATCCTCGGTGCCCGGCATATTCCCCCGCAATCCTTGAAAGTTCCTCGCCTGATGAGTGAATTCATTGCTTGGTTTCATGAAAATGAATACACTCTTTCCTCGCCGGTGCTTGCCGCAGAAATCCATTACAGGCTGGTTATGATCCATCCCTTCATTGACGGCAATGGTCGAGTTGCCCGCTTGCTCATGAATCTTATTCTGATGAAACAAGGCTATCCTCCGGCCATTATCCTCAAGGTGGACAGAAAAAGGTACTATCGAGTCTTAAACGAAGCAAACCTCGGCACGCCCGAACCCTATGCAGATTTTATCGGCAGAGCAATAGAACAATCCTTGATTCTCTACCTCAACAGTATTGAACCGGATCAGAAAGAAGACAGGATGTTCATCTCCCTCAAGGAAGCGGCAACATATTGCGATTACTCCCCGGAATATCTGTCTCTGCTGGCCCGAAAAGGAAGAATCGCAGCAGTAAAAATGGATAATAAAAAATGGATGACCACGAAAGAGGCAATAGAGGAATACGTGCAAACTACAAGGAAATAA
- a CDS encoding toll/interleukin-1 receptor domain-containing protein, whose protein sequence is MANVFISHRKADVALAAQLAQEVKGAGHEVWFDDWKIDIGDSIVERINEGLVGMSYLVLCYSSSGMSDWVNREWMPTLSRQLSGQPVKILPVLLSGGESPAILADIKYADLVKDWNQGVQALLKAIR, encoded by the coding sequence GTGGCAAACGTGTTCATAAGTCACCGCAAGGCAGACGTGGCCTTGGCGGCGCAGCTGGCACAGGAAGTCAAGGGGGCCGGGCATGAGGTCTGGTTTGACGACTGGAAGATTGACATCGGCGACTCAATTGTCGAGCGGATCAATGAGGGGCTGGTGGGCATGTCCTATCTCGTGCTCTGTTATTCCTCGTCCGGGATGTCGGACTGGGTGAATCGGGAATGGATGCCGACCCTGTCCCGGCAGCTGAGCGGCCAGCCGGTAAAGATTCTGCCGGTGCTGCTCAGCGGCGGCGAGTCTCCTGCCATCTTGGCGGACATCAAATACGCTGATCTGGTCAAGGACTGGAACCAAGGTGTGCAGGCCTTACTCAAGGCCATCAGGTAA